In Oxyura jamaicensis isolate SHBP4307 breed ruddy duck chromosome 21, BPBGC_Ojam_1.0, whole genome shotgun sequence, a single genomic region encodes these proteins:
- the KLHL17 gene encoding kelch-like protein 17, with product MEGGVQLLNRDGHSISHNSKRHYHDAFVCMNRMRQRGLLCDIVLHVGTKEIKAHKVVLASCSPYFHAMFTNEMSESRQTHVTLHDIDPQALEQLVQYAYTAEIVVGEGNVQTLLPAASLLQLNGVRDACCKFLLSQLDPSNCLGIRGFADTHSCSDLLKSAHKYVLQHFVEVSKTEEFMLLPLKQVLDLISSDSLNVPSEEEVYRAVLSWVKHDVDSRRQHVPRLMKCVRLPLLSRDFLMSNVDTELLVRHHSECKDLLIEALKYHLMPEQRGVLSNSRTRPRRCEGASTVLFAVGGGSLFAIHGDCEAYDTRTDRWHMVASMSTRRARVGVAAIGNKLYAVGGYDGTSDLATVESYDPVTNSWQPEVSMGTRRSCLGVAALHGLLYAAGGYDGASCLNSAERYDPLTGTWTSIAAMSTRRRYVRVATLEGNLYAVGGYDSSSHLATVEKYEPQINTWTPIANMLSRRSSAGVAVLEGMLYVAGGNDGTSCLNSVERYNPKTNTWESVAPMNIRRSTHDLVAMDGWLYAVGGNDGSSSLNSIEKYNPRTNKWVAASCMFTRRSSVGVAVLELLNFPPPSSPTLSVSSTSL from the exons ATGGAAGGCGGCGTGCAGCTCCTCAACCGCGACGGCCACAGCATCTCGCACAACTCCAAGCGGCACTACCACGACGCCTTCGTCTGCATGAACCGCATGCGGCAGCGCGGGCTGCTCTGCGACATCGTGCTCCACGTGGGCACCAAGGAGATCAAGGCCCACAAGGTGGTGCTGGCGTCCTGCAGCCCGTACTTCCACGCCATGTTCACAA ATGAGATGAGTGAGAGCCGCCAGACCCACGTCACGCTGCACGACATCGACCCGCAGGCCCTGGAGCAGCTGGTGCAGTACGCTTACACGGCTGAGATCGTGGTGGGCGAGGGCAACGTGCAG ACACTTCTTCCCGCCGCCAGCCTGCTTCAGCTCAATGGTGTGCGGGATGCTTGCTGCAAGTTCCTCCTGAGCCAGCTCGACCCATCCAACTGCCTGGGGATCCGGGGCTTTGCCGACACGCACTCCTGCAGCGACCTCCTCAAGTCTGCCCACAAGTACGTCCTCCAGCACTTCGTGGAGGTGTCCAAGACCGAGGAGTTCATGTTGCTGCCCCTCAAACAG GTGCTGGACCTCATTTCCAGTGACAGCCTCAACGTGCCGTCGGAGGAGGAGGTGTACCGGGCCGTGCTCAGCTGGGTCAAGCACGATGTggacagcagaaggcagcatgTCCCCAGG CTCATGAAGTGCGTGCGGCTGCCCTTGCTGAGCCGGGACTTCCTGATGAGCAACGTGGACACGGAGCTGCTGGTGCGGCACCACTCGGAGTGCAAGGACCTGCTGATCGAGGCCCTCAAGTACCACCTCATGCCGGAGCAGCGAGGGGTCCTCAGCAACAGCAGGACGAGGCCACGGCGCTGCGAGGGGGCCAGCACCGTGCTGTTTGCCGTGG GTGGGGGGAGCCTGTTCGCCATCCACGGGGACTGCGAGGCCTACGACACGCGGACGGACCGGTGGCACATGGTGGCCTCCATGTCGACGCGCAGGGCCAGGGTCGGCGTGGCTGCCATCGGGAACAAGCTCTACGCCGTGGGCGG CTACGACGGGACCTCTGATCTGGCCACGGTGGAGTCCTACGATCCCGTCACCAATTCCTGGCAGCCCGAGGTGTCCATGGGCaccaggaggagctgcctggGCGTAGCGGCGCTTCACGGGCTTCTCTATGCAGCTGGGGGGTACGACGGGGCCTCGTGCCTCAACAG cgcAGAGCGGTACGACCCTCTGACAGGCACCTGGACATCCATCGCTGCCATGAGCACCAGGAGACGCTACGTCCGGGTGGCAACGCTAG AAGGCAACCTCTATGCTGTTGGGGGATATGACAGCTCGTCCCACTTAGCCACGGTAGAAAAGTATGAGCCCCAG ATCAACACCTGGACGCCCATTGCCAACATGCTGAGCCGCCGGAGCAGCGCAGGGGTGGCCGTGCTGGAGGGGATGCTCTACGTGGCCGGCGGCAACGACGGGACCAGCTGCCTTAACTCCGTGGAGCGCTACAACCCCAAAACCAACACGTGGGAGAGCGTGGCGCCCATGAACATCCGCAG GAGCACCCACGACCTGGTGGCCATGGACGGCTGGCTGTACGCCGTGGGTGGCAACGACGGGAGCTCCAGCCTGAACTCCATCGAGAAGTACAACCCGCGCACCAACAAGTGGGTGGCAGCCTCCTGCATGTTCACCCGCCGGAGCAGCGTGGGGGTGGCGGTGCTGGAACTGCTCAACTTCCCACCCCCTTCCTCGCCCACCCTCTCGGTGTCTTCGACGAGCCTTTGA